From Xylocopilactobacillus apis, a single genomic window includes:
- a CDS encoding DUF1269 domain-containing protein, with product MENVISVSFNDDAKAYQALSDLKNSVSSFTILSARLIEKVGNTYVQKDGFDADAYGENFAEGGLIGALIGILGGPLGVILGGSIGMLIGSAGDVSAANNEQDTMMEIVQGSKSGLVLVLIAQEENSDDLNTFLQKYDVKEIVREDFSEVHRKILAAEKAQKKLEKDAHDEVVLQKKKAFKKKVAATRNEIKARFAKITEGKDHS from the coding sequence ATGGAAAATGTAATTTCTGTCTCATTCAATGATGATGCAAAAGCTTATCAGGCGTTATCGGATTTAAAAAATAGTGTCTCTTCATTTACAATTTTAAGTGCCCGTTTAATTGAAAAAGTTGGCAATACTTATGTTCAAAAAGACGGCTTTGACGCAGATGCTTATGGTGAAAATTTTGCTGAGGGCGGATTAATCGGCGCCTTAATTGGGATTTTAGGCGGTCCACTTGGAGTCATCTTAGGCGGCAGTATTGGAATGCTGATCGGCAGTGCCGGAGATGTCAGTGCAGCTAATAACGAACAAGATACAATGATGGAAATCGTTCAAGGCTCTAAGAGCGGTTTGGTCTTAGTATTGATTGCGCAAGAAGAAAATTCTGACGATTTAAATACGTTTTTGCAAAAGTATGACGTTAAAGAAATTGTGCGAGAAGACTTCTCAGAAGTACATCGTAAGATTTTGGCAGCTGAAAAGGCTCAAAAGAAATTAGAAAAAGATGCACATGATGAAGTTGTTCTGCAAAAGAAAAAAGCTTTCAAGAAGAAAGTTGCTGCGACTCGCAATGAGATTAAAGCTCGTTTTGCAAAAATTACTGAAGGTAAAGATCATAGCTAG
- a CDS encoding phosphatase PAP2 family protein: MTKLASPKVTVVWVFLIFIFFLYQRKIRNGIGVIVIFSGGGILLSIIKQVIARQRPFERMVPEGTYSFPSGHTFGSLLLLFTFFYLIVPYFNKLKPLIQITMTIFFLFIIFSRVYLFVHFPTDILGGIFYASFWWYLCSYFAAKYRFWQ; the protein is encoded by the coding sequence TTGACTAAATTAGCAAGCCCCAAAGTTACCGTTGTTTGGGTCTTTTTGATCTTTATTTTTTTCCTTTATCAAAGAAAAATCCGTAACGGAATCGGCGTAATCGTCATTTTCAGTGGTGGCGGAATCCTTTTATCAATTATTAAACAAGTAATTGCTCGTCAAAGGCCCTTTGAAAGAATGGTACCAGAGGGAACCTACAGCTTTCCTAGTGGGCATACCTTTGGCAGCCTGCTTTTATTATTTACGTTTTTCTATTTAATAGTGCCTTATTTTAATAAACTTAAACCCTTAATCCAAATCACAATGACAATATTTTTCCTATTTATAATTTTTAGCCGAGTTTATTTATTTGTTCATTTTCCAACCGATATTCTAGGCGGAATTTTTTACGCTAGTTTTTGGTGGTATCTTTGCAGTTATTTTGCAGCTAAGTACCGTTTTTGGCAGTAA
- a CDS encoding LytR/AlgR family response regulator transcription factor has translation MNIFILEDDLFQRKSLENIINNFNFKIDHLFATGKPNNLIDCIESQDPCNLYFLDVDIKNEPKKGLDVAKAIREKDEVGAIVFVTSHLEFATLTYSYKVSALDFISKTDPQFETRIKESLEYVRSKQNDQELDDPFIFENKARKIKIPFSDILYFETSNKPHQVILISKKRRTEFMGKLSDLEKLDDRLYRCHKSFLINLDNVIEVDKKNLTVHFANEEKALVSRRKLKALLDR, from the coding sequence ATGAACATTTTTATCTTAGAAGACGACTTATTCCAAAGAAAGTCACTTGAAAACATTATTAATAATTTTAACTTCAAGATCGACCATTTATTTGCGACCGGCAAGCCAAATAATCTGATCGACTGTATTGAAAGTCAGGATCCCTGTAATCTTTATTTTCTAGACGTCGATATCAAAAACGAGCCTAAAAAAGGACTCGATGTAGCCAAAGCAATTCGTGAAAAAGATGAGGTGGGTGCAATTGTTTTTGTTACAAGCCATTTAGAATTTGCAACTCTCACCTATTCTTATAAAGTCAGTGCTCTGGATTTTATTTCAAAGACCGATCCGCAATTTGAAACCAGAATCAAAGAGAGCCTTGAATATGTTCGTTCAAAACAAAATGATCAAGAACTTGATGACCCTTTTATCTTTGAAAACAAAGCCCGCAAAATTAAAATTCCTTTTTCGGATATTTTGTACTTTGAAACCTCTAATAAACCTCATCAGGTAATTTTAATTTCCAAAAAAAGAAGAACTGAATTTATGGGTAAATTATCTGATTTGGAAAAGTTAGATGATCGATTATATCGCTGCCATAAGTCTTTCTTGATTAATCTGGATAACGTCATTGAAGTAGACAAGAAGAATTTGACTGTTCATTTTGCAAACGAAGAAAAAGCCTTAGTTTCCAGAAGAAAACTCAAGGCTCTATTAGATCGCTAG
- a CDS encoding sensor histidine kinase: MKYLKNNFDGENMHLVIAFTQVLLLWGIYYSVARKISLFGFAYSVLYFFACFAFLTRLSVFMIIPFFFVYSLLKKFSISQSIFLSVYSASVALILTNFVEQTFMIFVSDQVFKEYNDIFTIISLILPIFLHYIVTKIYRIDWRLLNRNNEYIQKKIISPLNIIISLIFIIFLGVYFYEFYYNRQDIDSSRYLVFFLIFIFFGIETFISQKIDRYFQHELQEIKDKQIQQLGSYTSEIEAMYQTLRGFRHDYLNIFLTLKSSIKAGDITEIRQIYGEMENSSSMDLTTAVDFSDLSNVKNSALKSVLYWKLTEAKKDHIQVELEIEEVIDDLEVDLIDLVRMISILIDNATEEAKKTAEPMLKLALFKKDETLMLVIQNNTNETNIPLGKIFNANFSTKKNHQGIGLYNLKKIVDSYDFVELDTEVSNNSFTQIISINEEQL; the protein is encoded by the coding sequence TTGAAGTATTTAAAAAATAATTTTGACGGAGAAAATATGCACCTAGTTATTGCTTTTACCCAAGTTTTATTGCTTTGGGGAATCTATTATTCAGTAGCTCGAAAAATCAGTTTATTTGGTTTTGCTTATTCTGTCCTTTACTTTTTCGCATGCTTTGCGTTCTTGACTCGCTTATCTGTATTCATGATTATCCCATTCTTCTTCGTCTATTCTTTACTCAAAAAGTTTTCAATCAGTCAATCAATATTTCTCTCTGTGTATTCAGCTTCTGTTGCATTAATTCTTACTAACTTCGTTGAACAGACCTTTATGATTTTCGTGTCCGACCAAGTTTTCAAAGAATATAATGATATTTTTACGATTATCTCTTTAATCTTACCAATCTTTCTTCATTACATTGTCACCAAAATCTATCGTATTGACTGGCGTTTACTTAATAGAAATAATGAATACATTCAAAAGAAAATTATTAGTCCTTTAAACATCATCATTTCTTTAATTTTTATAATTTTCTTAGGCGTTTATTTCTACGAGTTTTACTATAACCGCCAAGATATTGATTCCAGCCGCTATCTTGTCTTCTTTTTAATTTTTATTTTCTTTGGAATCGAAACTTTTATCAGTCAGAAAATTGATCGATATTTCCAACACGAACTACAAGAAATTAAAGACAAACAGATTCAGCAGCTGGGTTCTTATACCTCAGAAATCGAAGCGATGTATCAAACTTTACGTGGATTTCGTCACGATTATTTAAATATTTTTCTAACACTTAAATCTAGTATTAAAGCTGGTGACATAACAGAAATCCGTCAAATATATGGTGAAATGGAAAATTCGTCTTCCATGGATTTAACGACTGCCGTTGATTTTAGTGACCTTTCTAACGTCAAAAATTCAGCCCTTAAAAGCGTCCTTTATTGGAAATTAACAGAAGCCAAAAAAGATCACATTCAAGTTGAACTAGAAATTGAAGAAGTAATCGATGATTTAGAAGTCGACTTGATTGATCTCGTCCGCATGATTTCCATCTTAATCGATAACGCCACAGAAGAAGCAAAAAAGACCGCTGAACCAATGCTCAAACTTGCTTTATTTAAAAAAGACGAAACTTTGATGTTAGTTATCCAAAACAATACTAACGAAACAAATATTCCGCTTGGTAAAATATTCAATGCTAACTTTTCTACCAAGAAGAATCATCAAGGGATTGGTCTTTATAACCTTAAGAAAATCGTTGATTCCTATGATTTTGTCGAACTTGATACCGAGGTTAGCAATAACTCTTTTACGCAAATTATCTCAATTAACGAAGAACAGCTATGA
- a CDS encoding glycoside hydrolase family 73 protein: MFKKTKLCAAALALVSMPIVPAVTAASQTQIVHAAITPAQQNFMNSAKPHAIKMSDQYGLWTSIMMAQAIIESNWGTSKLGSAPNYNLFGIKAGTGWTGKTVTYPTQEWDKASNKYVTINAKFRVYNDYSDSFSDNAQKLRYGLTWDKNYYSGTWLENTTTYQDSAKWLQGRYATSPTYANTLINAIKTYSLDQYDPKVENLNVSGTVKYYPGYSIKVYDSFAGIRKETGERLGDGAPIVAKKKITLHDGTSFYNIGTNKWIPAQYAVLKDSVGEVAERGVVKVKYVPGYSIAVWNKATAGKAFTGQKLKHGTSWKYSAKYYINGTTWYKVGANQWIDGTYALPA, from the coding sequence TTGTTTAAAAAGACAAAATTATGCGCTGCTGCCTTGGCACTAGTTTCAATGCCGATAGTTCCAGCAGTAACTGCAGCTTCCCAGACACAAATTGTGCATGCTGCGATAACACCTGCTCAACAAAACTTTATGAATTCAGCTAAACCACATGCAATTAAAATGTCTGACCAGTACGGCCTTTGGACTTCAATCATGATGGCACAAGCAATCATCGAAAGTAATTGGGGAACTTCCAAATTAGGAAGTGCTCCTAACTATAATCTTTTCGGAATTAAGGCAGGAACCGGCTGGACCGGTAAAACTGTTACTTATCCTACTCAGGAATGGGACAAAGCAAGTAATAAATATGTAACAATAAATGCCAAATTCAGAGTTTATAACGACTATTCTGATAGTTTTTCTGATAACGCTCAAAAACTTCGTTATGGACTAACTTGGGATAAGAATTATTACTCCGGAACTTGGCTTGAAAACACTACTACTTATCAGGATTCTGCTAAATGGCTGCAAGGACGCTATGCAACAAGTCCAACGTACGCTAATACATTAATTAATGCAATTAAAACTTACAGTTTAGATCAATACGATCCGAAAGTAGAAAACTTAAATGTTAGTGGGACTGTTAAATATTATCCGGGATACAGCATTAAAGTGTACGACTCATTTGCTGGTATCAGAAAAGAAACTGGCGAACGCTTAGGCGATGGAGCACCAATTGTTGCAAAGAAGAAAATTACTCTTCATGATGGTACATCATTTTACAACATTGGAACTAACAAGTGGATTCCAGCTCAATACGCTGTCTTAAAAGATTCAGTTGGCGAAGTGGCTGAACGCGGAGTCGTAAAAGTAAAGTACGTCCCTGGTTACAGCATCGCAGTTTGGAACAAAGCTACTGCTGGCAAAGCTTTTACCGGTCAGAAATTAAAGCATGGAACTTCTTGGAAGTATTCAGCCAAATATTATATAAACGGTACAACTTGGTACAAGGTCGGAGCCAATCAATGGATTGATGGAACTTACGCCTTACCAGCTTAA
- a CDS encoding ABC transporter permease → MKLLINEWRKFFRRKGISIPFPTLQLITTLAFFAIIRFSSKSHDWDINSFFETSMQISISFLILLGILFASTTITREMSSGTIKFLLTRPYDRHKILMAKFASIAILMSAFTLVSIILNYIFVLIFFGQAPGMDVVFNKGGIAILTVLFETVFFSSFALMISTVINSSSMATAISIVYYYVIPGIWTVIAMLLKIKIDSWGFRLSPFYSYKYLTDLTKFNSDFAITLAANLVYICIFYLIADTFFNKKDISLSN, encoded by the coding sequence ATGAAATTACTAATAAATGAATGGCGCAAATTTTTCCGCCGCAAGGGAATTTCAATTCCTTTTCCAACACTACAGTTAATCACTACGTTAGCATTTTTTGCAATAATTCGGTTCTCATCGAAATCCCATGATTGGGATATTAATAGTTTTTTTGAGACATCGATGCAAATCTCAATTTCTTTTCTTATTTTGTTAGGAATTCTTTTTGCTTCGACAACGATTACTCGTGAAATGTCTAGCGGAACGATTAAATTTCTCTTAACACGTCCATATGATCGGCACAAAATTTTAATGGCTAAATTTGCTTCAATTGCTATTTTAATGTCTGCTTTCACTTTAGTGTCAATAATTCTTAATTATATTTTTGTATTAATATTTTTCGGACAGGCTCCAGGAATGGACGTGGTATTTAATAAAGGTGGGATTGCAATTTTAACTGTCTTGTTTGAAACTGTGTTCTTCTCATCTTTTGCTTTAATGATCTCAACAGTGATTAACAGTTCCTCAATGGCAACTGCAATTTCAATTGTCTACTATTATGTTATTCCTGGTATTTGGACTGTTATCGCAATGTTATTAAAAATTAAAATTGATAGTTGGGGTTTTAGATTATCACCTTTTTACTCTTACAAGTATTTAACTGATCTGACGAAGTTTAACAGTGACTTTGCAATTACCCTAGCTGCAAATCTTGTTTACATCTGCATTTTCTATTTAATTGCTGATACTTTCTTCAACAAAAAAGACATTTCGTTATCAAATTAA
- a CDS encoding ABC transporter ATP-binding protein, which produces MENTNYLVEVNNVSKKIHNNQILNDISFKVAPGRILGFLGPNGAGKTTLLRIITGLMHQTSGSVQVCGHDTKKNFEKAAFNIGTIIESPEFYNYMTGLQNLRIFADMSRKDISNEELMQDLANTGLKGAEKKKVKGYSLGMRQRLGVANATMHNPKVLLLDEPMNGLDPQGMKDFRDLMKNFVQQGNSIIISSHILSEIQDVVNDLFIINKGQKIYEGKMSDFLSRTDSVIYVEVGSDVQHAEALLIDKGYHVTNKLNRLEVSINEEDGDQRAEIARILVTNDVPLLGLQLSHSSLEDSFLNTITADNQQKGTNE; this is translated from the coding sequence TTGGAAAATACCAACTACCTTGTTGAAGTAAATAATGTGTCTAAGAAGATTCATAATAATCAAATTCTTAACGATATTTCTTTTAAAGTTGCACCAGGCCGAATTTTAGGCTTTTTAGGACCTAACGGTGCTGGTAAAACAACGCTTTTAAGAATCATTACTGGTTTAATGCACCAAACCAGTGGATCGGTTCAAGTTTGCGGTCATGATACTAAGAAGAATTTTGAAAAAGCCGCTTTTAATATTGGAACCATCATTGAAAGTCCTGAATTTTATAACTATATGACGGGATTACAAAATCTGCGGATTTTTGCCGACATGAGCCGCAAGGATATTTCTAATGAAGAATTAATGCAGGATCTTGCTAATACTGGTCTTAAAGGGGCAGAAAAGAAGAAAGTTAAAGGCTATTCACTTGGAATGCGCCAGCGATTGGGTGTTGCTAATGCAACAATGCATAATCCAAAAGTTTTACTTTTAGATGAACCAATGAACGGACTTGATCCTCAGGGAATGAAAGACTTCCGAGATTTAATGAAAAACTTTGTCCAACAGGGCAACAGTATCATTATTTCAAGTCATATTCTTTCAGAAATTCAAGATGTAGTTAATGATCTTTTCATTATAAATAAAGGTCAAAAAATTTATGAAGGTAAGATGAGCGACTTTCTTAGTCGAACTGATTCTGTTATTTACGTTGAAGTCGGCAGTGACGTCCAGCACGCTGAAGCGTTGTTAATTGATAAAGGATACCATGTAACTAATAAACTTAATCGACTTGAAGTTTCTATTAATGAAGAAGACGGCGATCAAAGAGCTGAAATTGCCCGTATCTTAGTTACTAACGACGTTCCTCTTTTAGGGCTGCAGCTTTCACACAGTTCGCTTGAAGATTCATTCCTTAATACCATTACAGCGGATAATCAACAGAAAGGAACTAACGAATGA
- a CDS encoding QueT transporter family protein, with translation MSIKNIAKLAVVAALYVVLTNIIPGVEFGPVQFRISEALNFLIFYNYRYIYSLGVGCAVANFLGSPIKLDVLIGTAQTVLVLALIYLITKNMKNVIAKYVTLDVIFSLSMFIIAWEMWLDGIVKKSVLFPTYLGLVLSEAVILTISGIVMYLIQEKKLINLYLD, from the coding sequence TTGTCGATCAAAAATATTGCAAAGCTGGCCGTCGTTGCCGCTTTATATGTTGTTTTAACTAATATTATTCCGGGAGTAGAGTTTGGACCAGTTCAGTTTAGAATTTCCGAAGCATTGAATTTTCTGATCTTTTATAACTACCGATATATTTATTCCCTTGGAGTAGGATGCGCAGTTGCAAACTTTTTGGGGTCTCCAATAAAATTAGATGTTTTAATCGGTACTGCTCAAACCGTTCTCGTTTTGGCTTTAATCTACTTGATTACTAAAAATATGAAAAACGTGATTGCAAAATACGTCACTCTTGATGTAATTTTTTCACTTTCCATGTTTATCATTGCTTGGGAAATGTGGCTTGATGGAATTGTTAAAAAATCAGTCCTTTTCCCAACATATTTAGGATTAGTATTATCAGAAGCCGTTATTCTTACAATCTCTGGAATCGTTATGTATCTGATTCAGGAAAAGAAATTAATTAATCTTTATTTAGATTAG